In Hyphomicrobiaceae bacterium, the following are encoded in one genomic region:
- a CDS encoding DMT family transporter — MRHSNLTGILAMLGSMAFFVANDTCVKLVGEKIPLGELILLRNTAATIYILGFAAIIGGLRLPETAPKRLLGWRMAAEAFSTLTFLTALLAMPIADVTALAQFTPLAITAAAAIVLKEPIGWRGWLATLIGLVGVMLIARPGTSAFSPATVILLVSVALVAARDLITRQIPASVPTLTLTLMSAAITAPAGLLLAPFESWVVPELRECVLLMLCGAFLTLAYALIIVGMRAGDVGIVAPFRYAVILFALLSGWAIWNETPDRVQMLGIAILTSAGLYMVHRERRALRTQPR, encoded by the coding sequence ATGAGGCACAGCAACTTAACCGGCATACTTGCGATGCTGGGTTCAATGGCATTCTTCGTCGCCAACGACACATGCGTGAAGCTTGTCGGTGAAAAGATACCGCTGGGCGAGTTGATCCTGCTGCGCAATACGGCCGCAACGATCTATATCCTGGGATTCGCCGCAATCATCGGCGGACTGAGACTTCCCGAGACCGCTCCAAAGCGGCTGCTTGGCTGGCGCATGGCAGCGGAAGCCTTCTCGACATTGACGTTCCTGACCGCACTTCTTGCCATGCCGATTGCCGACGTGACGGCGCTTGCCCAGTTCACCCCGCTGGCGATAACAGCCGCGGCGGCGATCGTTCTTAAGGAGCCCATAGGCTGGCGGGGCTGGCTCGCGACGTTGATCGGACTCGTCGGCGTAATGCTCATCGCACGTCCGGGAACCTCGGCGTTTTCTCCCGCCACGGTCATCCTTCTTGTTTCCGTCGCGCTGGTTGCAGCACGAGATCTCATCACACGTCAGATCCCCGCCAGCGTCCCAACCCTCACATTGACGCTTATGTCAGCTGCAATCACCGCACCCGCCGGACTGTTGCTCGCGCCTTTCGAATCCTGGGTCGTGCCCGAATTGCGAGAGTGCGTGCTATTGATGCTGTGCGGCGCGTTTCTGACGCTTGCATATGCCCTAATCATAGTGGGGATGCGCGCGGGCGATGTCGGCATCGTCGCGCCGTTTCGCTATGCCGTCATTTTATTCGCCCTGTTATCGGGATGGGCAATATGGAATGAAACACCCGATCGCGTGCAGATGCTCGGGATCGCCATCTTAACATCCGCCGGACTCTACATGGTCCATCGGGAGCGACGTGCGCTGCGCACGCAGCCGCGTTAA